Proteins encoded within one genomic window of Anastrepha ludens isolate Willacy chromosome 4, idAnaLude1.1, whole genome shotgun sequence:
- the LOC128860721 gene encoding translation initiation factor IF-2-like, whose protein sequence is MFRYTAFFALIFCAFVAVAHAEPPRSRAALRRPSSRFLARQEAEVADDVGAVDAAPPTAEDEKPAPYPPAGVTPAVPFDLPTETEAPVPDNVYGPPEEEPTPDPTYGPPEETTTTATGSDLASQNLIQPRQRAALAKQRSLVRSQPLLLQAVPVEGAPGVVELVRAEPGVIYILK, encoded by the coding sequence ATGTTTAGGTACACCGCATTCTTCGCGTTAATATTCTGCGCCTTCGTGGCCGTAGCTCACGCTGAGCCACCACGTTCCCGTGCAGCACTTCGACGCCCATCGAGTCGCTTCCTGGCGCGTCAGGAGGCAGAGGTGGCCGATGACGTAGGAGCTGTAGATGCCGCGCCACCAACAGCGGAGGATGAGAAGCCTGCGCCCTATCCACCAGCAGGTGTGACACCAGCGGTCCCCTTCGATTTACCAACGGAGACTGAAGCGCCAGTGCCGGATAATGTATACGGCCCACCAGAAGAGGAGCCAACACCCGATCCAACCTATGGTCCACCAGAGGAAACTACCACCACCGCCACTGGGAGTGATTTAGCGTCGCAAAACTTAATTCAACCGCGTCAAAGGGCAGCATTAGCCAAGCAACGCAGTTTGGTGCGCTCACAGCCACTCTTGCTGCAAGCTGTGCCCGTTGAAGGCGCGCCTGGTGTTGTGGAGTTGGTGCGTGCCGAGCCGGGTGTTATTTACATTTTGAAATAA
- the LOC128860722 gene encoding uncharacterized protein LOC128860722, which yields MFGKSIILLLVLAVAVATAEPPLFRPRSSRLQQRRPFFARQESVPSPQQPDAAPYPSADELKPENPFQGEEETTDPDLVYGPPDSTYGPPLPATDPLPAVEAPPEFAPNPEAEEFARFSQRPARLQQRTQLHLVQRTQRLQQRKQQQKAVIKQIVKAPQQKAPQQKATIKQVVSTQRLVAKPAPAAAVVVSAPVAAATPAVAPVNVVINSERLVAVEPTPLLSAAISSPLAESYVVINSPYALTSQYSYQSW from the coding sequence atgTTCGGTAAGAGCATTATTTTATTACTGGTATTGGCCGTGGCCGTTGCCACAGCTGAACCGCCCCTTTTCCGTCCACGCAGTAGCCGTCTTCAGCAACGCCGGCCATTCTTCGCACGCCAAGAATCAGTTCCCTCACCACAACAACCTGACGCCGCACCTTACCCGTCGGCCGATGAATTGAAACCAGAAAATCCTTTCCAAGGTGAGGAGGAAACTACTGACCCCGATCTGGTTTACGGCCCACCAGATTCCACCTACGGACCACCATTGCCCGCAACAGATCCCTTGCCTGCCGTTGAAGCACCACCGGAATTTGCTCCCAATCCAGAGGCCGAGGAATTTGCACGTTTTAGCCAGCGTCCTGCACGTTTGCAACAACGCACCCAGCTACATCTCGTGCAGCGTACTCAACGACTACAACAACGAAAGCAACAGCAAAAGGCCGTCATTAAGCAGATTGTGAAGGCGCCGCAGCAGAAGGCGCCGCAGCAGAAGGCGACCATTAAGCAGGTGGTGAGCACACAGCGCTTGGTGGCGAAGCCTGCGCCCGCTGCCGCCGTTGTTGTGTCAGCTCCCGTTGCAGCAGCAACACCAGCCGTCGCACCGGTAAATGTGGTGATCAACTCAGAGCGCTTAGTGGCAGTTGAACCAACACCTCTTCTTAGCGCTGCCATCAGTTCACCACTCGCAGAGTCGTACGTTGTGATCAATTCGCCATACGCTCTGACCTCGCAATACTCGTACCAGTCGTGGTGA